One stretch of Pseudomonas sp. NC02 DNA includes these proteins:
- a CDS encoding GlxA family transcriptional regulator: MPRIINVLAFPNVQVLDVTGPLQVFASANDLARQQGLPLPYAVSVIAAQAEPVMTSAGLALVAEPLPPADAPCDTLVIAGGWGVYGAAEDPALVDWVRQKATQARRMTSVCTGAFLLAASGLLDGRRVVTHWTRCEELARKYPQLTVEANPIFIQQGNLWTSAGVTAGIDLCLALVEEDLGRAVALEVARHLVVFLKRPGGQSQFSVTLSLQKGGNRFAELHAWIAEHLNLDLNVATLAAQAGMSERSFVRHYRAETGQTPARAVELIRVETARRQLADSSASIKRIAVHCGFGCEETMRRSFLRAVSITPQAYRERFSSPG; the protein is encoded by the coding sequence ATGCCCAGAATCATCAACGTACTCGCCTTTCCCAATGTGCAGGTGCTCGACGTCACCGGGCCCTTGCAAGTATTTGCCTCGGCCAATGACCTGGCGCGCCAGCAGGGCTTGCCGTTGCCCTATGCGGTCAGTGTGATTGCCGCGCAGGCCGAGCCGGTGATGACCTCGGCGGGCCTGGCCCTGGTGGCCGAGCCACTGCCGCCTGCCGATGCTCCGTGCGACACACTGGTGATTGCCGGCGGCTGGGGGGTGTACGGCGCCGCCGAAGACCCGGCGCTGGTGGACTGGGTTCGGCAAAAAGCCACCCAGGCCCGGCGCATGACTTCGGTGTGTACCGGCGCCTTTCTGCTGGCCGCCAGCGGTTTGCTCGACGGCCGCCGCGTGGTGACCCACTGGACGCGCTGCGAAGAACTCGCGCGCAAGTACCCACAGCTGACGGTGGAGGCCAATCCGATTTTCATCCAGCAGGGCAACCTGTGGACCTCCGCCGGCGTGACCGCCGGTATCGACTTGTGCCTGGCGCTGGTGGAGGAGGACCTGGGTCGCGCCGTGGCCCTGGAAGTGGCGCGGCACCTGGTGGTGTTTCTCAAGCGCCCCGGTGGGCAATCGCAGTTCAGCGTGACGTTGTCCCTGCAGAAAGGCGGCAACCGTTTTGCGGAGTTGCACGCCTGGATCGCCGAACACCTGAACCTGGATTTGAACGTTGCCACACTGGCCGCCCAGGCGGGCATGAGCGAGCGCAGCTTCGTGCGCCACTACCGCGCCGAAACCGGCCAGACACCCGCGCGGGCCGTCGAATTGATCCGTGTGGAAACCGCCCGCCGGCAATTGGCGGACAGCAGCGCGTCGATCAAGCGCATCGCCGTGCACTGCGGCTTTGGCTGCGAAGAAACCATGCGCCGCAGCTTCCTGCGAGCGGTATCGATCACACCCCAGGCCTACCGTGAACGGTTTTCCTCACCCGGTTGA
- the inhA gene encoding isonitrile hydratase: MTLQIGFLLFPGIQQLDLTGPYDVLGSLPDVKLHLVWKDLAPVTSSTGLVFTPSTTYDECPTLDVICVPGGSGVGALMEDEQTLAFLKTQAQTARYVTSVCTGSLVLGAAGLLRGRRATTHWAYHDLLAPLGAIPVQERVVRDGNLLTGGGITAGIDFALTLAAELYSEAAAQLVQLQIEYAPAPPFNAGRPETAPPHVLEEARKRTAESRKTRGEIVARAAARLG; encoded by the coding sequence ATGACCTTGCAGATCGGCTTTTTGTTGTTCCCCGGCATCCAGCAACTGGACCTCACCGGGCCCTACGACGTGTTGGGATCGCTGCCGGATGTGAAGCTGCATCTGGTGTGGAAAGACCTCGCGCCGGTCACCTCCAGCACCGGCTTGGTGTTTACCCCCAGCACCACTTATGACGAGTGCCCGACGCTGGATGTGATTTGCGTGCCCGGCGGTTCTGGCGTCGGGGCATTGATGGAGGATGAGCAGACCCTGGCGTTTCTCAAGACACAGGCCCAGACCGCGCGCTACGTGACATCGGTGTGCACCGGCTCCCTGGTGCTGGGTGCCGCGGGCTTGCTGCGCGGGCGTCGCGCGACCACTCACTGGGCCTACCACGACCTGCTCGCACCGCTCGGTGCGATCCCGGTGCAGGAGCGCGTGGTGCGTGACGGCAACCTGTTGACCGGTGGCGGGATTACCGCCGGGATCGACTTTGCCCTGACCCTGGCCGCCGAGCTGTACAGCGAGGCGGCGGCGCAACTGGTGCAGTTGCAGATTGAGTACGCCCCGGCGCCGCCGTTCAATGCTGGCCGGCCGGAAACCGCACCGCCGCATGTACTGGAAGAAGCCCGCAAGCGCACCGCCGAGTCGCGCAAGACCCGGGGTGAAATCGTGGCACGGGCAGCGGCCAGGTTGGGTTAA
- a CDS encoding antibiotic biosynthesis monooxygenase produces the protein MYIAAFIYKPGERDDEFQRLTNLIDALAARLPGYVGAESWRSADGGLINASYYWRDEASIRAFASHPTHLEAKRLYRRWYGGYHVVISKVERAYGDGTIGHLVPADRHGRANA, from the coding sequence ATGTACATCGCAGCCTTTATCTACAAGCCCGGCGAACGGGATGACGAGTTCCAGCGCCTCACGAATCTGATCGACGCACTGGCAGCAAGGCTGCCGGGATACGTGGGGGCCGAGTCGTGGCGTTCGGCGGATGGCGGGTTGATCAACGCCAGTTATTACTGGCGTGACGAGGCCTCCATTCGCGCCTTTGCCAGCCACCCGACCCACCTGGAAGCCAAGCGTCTATACCGCCGCTGGTACGGCGGTTATCACGTGGTGATTTCCAAAGTGGAGCGGGCGTATGGGGACGGCACCATCGGGCATTTGGTGCCCGCCGACCGCCACGGACGGGCGAACGCTTAA
- a CDS encoding LysE family translocator gives MIDLATLAVFSGAVLLLLLSPGPNMAFVISHGVTYGWRGGVASGLGISVADLLLTALTATGVTALVASWPPAFDLIRYAGVLYLLWLVFKTLQKTPALDTAHVSRVPLGRVFARAMLNSLLNPKALLFFMVFLPQFVSPEAGPIALQLVQLGIILTLISGVFHAVLGIFGGAVSRFFAGKPGSAGLQKWGLATVLMVLAVRLALMSRPT, from the coding sequence ATGATCGACCTCGCAACCCTGGCTGTGTTCTCTGGCGCAGTCCTGCTGCTGTTGTTATCCCCGGGTCCGAACATGGCCTTCGTCATCAGCCACGGTGTGACCTATGGCTGGCGTGGCGGGGTGGCATCCGGGTTGGGCATCAGCGTGGCGGACCTGCTGCTCACGGCACTGACCGCAACCGGCGTGACCGCTCTGGTCGCCAGCTGGCCGCCGGCCTTCGACCTGATTCGCTACGCCGGGGTGTTGTACCTGCTGTGGCTGGTGTTCAAGACCCTGCAGAAAACGCCCGCCCTGGACACGGCCCACGTCAGCCGCGTGCCGCTGGGCCGGGTGTTTGCGCGGGCAATGCTCAACAGTTTGCTCAACCCCAAGGCGCTGCTGTTTTTCATGGTGTTCCTGCCGCAATTCGTCAGCCCCGAGGCGGGCCCCATCGCGCTGCAACTGGTGCAACTGGGGATCATCCTGACGCTGATCAGCGGTGTGTTTCATGCCGTGCTGGGGATTTTTGGCGGGGCGGTTAGCCGGTTTTTTGCCGGCAAACCGGGGAGCGCAGGCTTACAGAAATGGGGCCTGGCAACCGTGCTGATGGTGCTGGCCGTGCGCTTGGCATTGATGTCTCGCCCGACGTGA
- a CDS encoding PLP-dependent aminotransferase family protein, with protein sequence MAQVRYKLIVDELATRIRAGQLPPGTQLPTLRSLMNSHRIALATALRVYSELEASGLVVGEPGRGTFVRDTTLLRGMGLVQQPLQPGTVDLSLNYPSLPGQAEMLRDGLRAIAASGDLDALLHSAPQGGRAHERQTAARHLRNRQIRVSGEQVLIVNGAQQGLAVSLMALLQPGDVLAVDALTYPGLKTLAQSQRIDLEPLPQPAGHTDLDALEALCKRRPVRAFYCMPTLHNPLGTVMGEADRERLAALAERYDFLLIEDGAYAFLAEPAPKPLFTYAPLRTVYVSGLSKSVASGLRVGFIVAPKAWVPALEQAIRVSTWSTPTLTVNLACRWIESGAVDALEEHKRQDARQRQALAREVLRGCEVIAHPASYYLWLVLPEGLRADAVVAALEGQGVRVTSAEPFACTAHVPHALRVALGSIDLATLRIALGKIREAIRI encoded by the coding sequence ATGGCTCAGGTCCGCTACAAACTGATCGTCGATGAACTGGCCACGCGGATTCGCGCCGGCCAGTTGCCGCCGGGCACCCAGTTGCCGACCCTGCGTAGCCTGATGAACAGCCATCGCATCGCCCTCGCCACTGCCTTGCGGGTGTACAGCGAACTGGAGGCCAGCGGCCTGGTGGTGGGTGAACCGGGACGCGGGACGTTTGTGCGCGACACCACGTTGCTGCGGGGCATGGGCCTGGTGCAACAACCGCTCCAACCGGGCACCGTGGACCTGAGCCTCAACTACCCCTCGTTGCCGGGCCAGGCCGAGATGCTGCGCGACGGTTTGCGTGCCATTGCCGCCTCGGGCGACCTCGATGCGCTGCTGCATTCCGCGCCGCAAGGTGGCCGCGCCCATGAACGACAGACCGCCGCGCGGCACCTGCGCAATCGGCAGATTCGCGTGAGTGGCGAGCAAGTGCTGATCGTCAACGGTGCGCAACAAGGCCTCGCCGTCAGCCTGATGGCGCTGCTGCAACCGGGGGATGTATTGGCGGTGGATGCGCTGACGTATCCCGGGTTGAAAACCCTGGCCCAGTCCCAGCGCATCGACCTGGAGCCGCTGCCGCAACCGGCTGGGCATACGGATCTGGATGCGCTGGAGGCTTTGTGCAAACGGCGCCCGGTGCGGGCTTTTTATTGCATGCCCACGTTGCACAATCCGCTGGGCACGGTGATGGGTGAAGCCGACCGCGAGCGCCTTGCAGCGTTGGCTGAACGCTACGATTTTCTACTGATCGAAGACGGCGCCTACGCCTTTCTCGCCGAGCCCGCACCGAAGCCGTTGTTTACTTATGCGCCGCTGCGCACGGTGTATGTGTCTGGCCTTTCGAAGAGTGTGGCGTCGGGGTTGCGGGTGGGGTTTATCGTCGCGCCCAAGGCGTGGGTGCCGGCGCTGGAGCAAGCGATCCGTGTCTCGACCTGGAGCACGCCGACGCTCACGGTGAACCTGGCGTGCCGCTGGATAGAATCCGGTGCAGTGGATGCACTGGAAGAGCACAAGCGCCAGGATGCGCGCCAACGCCAGGCGCTGGCCCGGGAGGTCTTGCGAGGGTGTGAGGTGATTGCGCATCCGGCGTCGTATTACCTGTGGCTGGTGTTGCCGGAAGGTCTGCGGGCGGATGCAGTGGTGGCTGCGCTTGAGGGCCAGGGTGTGCGGGTCACCAGTGCCGAGCCGTTTGCCTGTACGGCCCATGTGCCGCATGCGTTGCGGGTGGCGCTGGGGTCGATTGATTTGGCGACGTTAAGAATAGCCTTGGGGAAAATTCGCGAGGCAATTCGGATATGA